A window of Drosophila subobscura isolate 14011-0131.10 chromosome E, UCBerk_Dsub_1.0, whole genome shotgun sequence contains these coding sequences:
- the LOC117891799 gene encoding transmembrane protein 186: protein MFQQLCRSHLTKVRWPSSVPAAMQQLNQRRLGTAARTTTTPDLDQAAFSEWRTIYSLPSIRLVAAFNRLKIYQAALTAAGAPIAFALGQAGHVASDALGIYAAIGVSGLITLTLASYASTNLVGFIYINEQQDMLKLAYVDFWGRREETLVEVDDLLPSWERGATSRLRFVLPISLRSDDKRRYKLLNRFGNIADPQLFEGLFGD, encoded by the exons a TGTTCCAGCAACTGTGCAGATCTCATTTAACAAAAGTACGATGGCCAAGTTCAGTGCCTGCTGCGATGCAACAGTTAAATCAACGCCGTCTCGGTACTGCCGCAAGAACCACCACAACACCGGACCTCGACCAAGCTGCCTTTTCCGAATGGCGAACCATTTACAGCCTGCCATCAATACGTCTGGTGGCTGCATTTAACAGACTCAAAATCTATCAGGCTGCTCTCACAGCCGCTGGAGCGCCCATTGCCTTTGCACTTGGACAGGCCGGGCACGTTGCATCGGATGCACTGGGAATCTATGCCGCCATAGGTGTTAGCGGACTGATAACTCTAACCCTGGCCAGTTATGCCTCAACAAATCTTGTTGGCTTCATCTACATcaacgagcagcaggacaTGCTGAAGCTTGCCTATGTGGATTTCTGGGGCCGACGCGAAGAGACTTTGGTGGAGGTCGATGATTTGTTGCCCAGCTGGGAGCGCGGAGCAACGAGTCGACTGAGATTCGTTCTGCCCATTAGCCTACGGAGTGATGACAAAAGGCGCTACAAGTTGTTGAATCGCTTCGGCAACATTGCCGATCCGCAACTATTTGAGGGTCTCTTTGGCGATTGA
- the LOC117891796 gene encoding aquaporin-11 isoform X1 — protein MSMASLGVSGIFMVGCCVVAQIARLLSRRLVTREGIVPILVNEAIAAAELCACCFELIIVADNFGVAAYAVCLFVLTVWWGKVWGDASACPYTHMEDVLEGRTSFKEMALRTWAELMGGCCVYRIVQVFWWLEFAETHKGRAFESCSADLQVSPYLGAVIEGVATLLCRLASKTLSDKEPKFASYIDSFIGTSLVVAVYAFNYALLAAFNFSGGYFNPVLATALKWGCRGHTNFEHIIVYWIGACVGAVLSVPIYKLPIVRRFLLGEEKIKQA, from the exons ATGTCGATGGCATCGCTGGGTGTCAGCGGGATCTTTATGGTCGGATGCTGTGTGGTTGCCCAGATTGCCCGCCTGCTCAGCCGGCGCTTGGTGACCCGGGAGGGAATTGTGCCCATTCTGGTCAATGAGGCGATTGCCGCCGCCGAGCtgtgtgcctgctgcttcgAGTTGATCATAG TGGCTGACAACTTTGGGGTGGCGGCCTATGCTGTCTGCCTGTTCGTGCTTACGGTGTGGTGGGGCAAGGTCTGGGGCGACGCCTCCGCCTGCCCCTACACCCACATGGAGGACGTGCTGGAGGGGCGCACCAGCTTCAAGGAAATGGCACTGCGCACTTGGGCGGAGCTGATGGGCGGCTGCTGCGTCTACCGCATCGTGCAGGTCTTCTGGTGGCTGGAGTTCGCGGAAACCCACAAGGGACGGGCCTTCGAGTCTTGCAGTGCCGATCTACAGGTCAGCCCCTACCTGGGGGCCGTAATCGAGGGTGTGGCCACGCTGCTCTGCCGCCTGGCATCGAAAACCCTCAGCGACAAGGAGCCCAAGTTCGCCAGCTACATTGACTCCTTCATCGGCACCAGCCTGGTGGTGGCAG TTTACGCTTTCAACTATGCCCTGCTTGCAGCCTTCAACTTCTCCGGCGGCTACTTCAATCCGGTGTTGGCCACCGCGCTCAAGTGGGGCTGTCGCGGCCACACCAATTTCGAGCACATCATTGTCTACTGGATTGGTGCCTGCGTTGGTGCTGTGCTCTCCGTTCCGATCTACAAGCTGCCCATAGTTCGACGCTTCCTTCTCGGCGAGGAGAAGATAAAACAGGCTTAG
- the LOC117891796 gene encoding aquaporin-11 isoform X2, producing the protein MSMASLGVSGIFMVGCCVVAQIARLLSRRLVTREGIVPILVNEAIAAAELCACCFELIIVADNFGVAAYAVCLFVLTVWWGKVWGDASACPYTHMEDVLEGRTSFKEMALRTWAELMGGCCVYRIVQVFWWLEFAETHKGRAFESCSADLQVSPYLGAVIEGVATLLCRLASKTLSDKEPKFASYIDSFIGTSLVVAAFNFSGGYFNPVLATALKWGCRGHTNFEHIIVYWIGACVGAVLSVPIYKLPIVRRFLLGEEKIKQA; encoded by the exons ATGTCGATGGCATCGCTGGGTGTCAGCGGGATCTTTATGGTCGGATGCTGTGTGGTTGCCCAGATTGCCCGCCTGCTCAGCCGGCGCTTGGTGACCCGGGAGGGAATTGTGCCCATTCTGGTCAATGAGGCGATTGCCGCCGCCGAGCtgtgtgcctgctgcttcgAGTTGATCATAG TGGCTGACAACTTTGGGGTGGCGGCCTATGCTGTCTGCCTGTTCGTGCTTACGGTGTGGTGGGGCAAGGTCTGGGGCGACGCCTCCGCCTGCCCCTACACCCACATGGAGGACGTGCTGGAGGGGCGCACCAGCTTCAAGGAAATGGCACTGCGCACTTGGGCGGAGCTGATGGGCGGCTGCTGCGTCTACCGCATCGTGCAGGTCTTCTGGTGGCTGGAGTTCGCGGAAACCCACAAGGGACGGGCCTTCGAGTCTTGCAGTGCCGATCTACAGGTCAGCCCCTACCTGGGGGCCGTAATCGAGGGTGTGGCCACGCTGCTCTGCCGCCTGGCATCGAAAACCCTCAGCGACAAGGAGCCCAAGTTCGCCAGCTACATTGACTCCTTCATCGGCACCAGCCTGGTGGTGGCAG CCTTCAACTTCTCCGGCGGCTACTTCAATCCGGTGTTGGCCACCGCGCTCAAGTGGGGCTGTCGCGGCCACACCAATTTCGAGCACATCATTGTCTACTGGATTGGTGCCTGCGTTGGTGCTGTGCTCTCCGTTCCGATCTACAAGCTGCCCATAGTTCGACGCTTCCTTCTCGGCGAGGAGAAGATAAAACAGGCTTAG
- the LOC117891801 gene encoding uncharacterized protein LOC117891801 has protein sequence MIKIQKVFCLLELKWGMVLIGIVELILCATLAGLCKGMHVNIVYYLSMTISILHIIACVLLLISVAVPKMELVIPYLIAGIIRFIVLLLGVIWLVIYGMRHKIFNYQPIHTESVIVMVISFIISAYFWVCVYSWFKKLGGSTPID, from the exons ATGATTAAGATCCAAAAGGTTTTCTGCCTTCTGGAGCTGAAATGGGGAATGGTGCTTATTGGCATCGTGGAGCTAATCCTGTGTGCCACACTCGCTGGGTTGTGCAAAG gAATGCACGTGAATATTGTTTACTATCTTAGCATGACTATCTCCATTCTGCACATCATCGCCTGTGTCCTGCTTTTAATATCCGTTGCAGTG CCTAAGATGGAGCTTGTGATTCCCTACTTGATAGCTGGTATCATCCGATTCATTGTCCTTCTTTTGGGTGTAATTTGGCTGGTGATTTACGGTATGCGGCATAAGATCTTCAATTACCAACCAATTCACACAGAATCCGTTATTGTCATGGTGATATCGTTCA TTATCTCCGCGTACTTTTGGGTTTGCGTCTACTCATGGTTCAAGAAGCTCGGTGGCTCTACCCCAATCGATTAA
- the LOC117891616 gene encoding thyrotroph embryonic factor, producing MLARMHSPAEAQAPPSTPCKSPILDVTETLSLHSEMELEFEPKKSLYPFGTPHSHGHSQGLRLPGLSIPNLINGKNSAGAAAASTLPAFEYIAPPNHPLHALEFPLMELNHRVGVVGGMFPGFLHRRSRGEKRPIPDAQKDAKYYERRKRNNEAAKKSRDARKIREDRIAFRAALLEQENSILRAQVLALRDELQTVRQLLSATAAGGLLSMPRQI from the coding sequence ATGTTGGCCAGGATGCACTCACccgcagaggcacaggcacctCCGTCCACGCCCTGCAAATCGCCCATCCTGGACGTGACCGAGACCCTGTCGTTGCACAGCGAGATGGAGCTGGAATTTGAACCGAAAAAATCGTTGTATCCCTTTGGAACACCGCACAGTCATGGTCACAGTCAGGGACTGCGCCTGCCAGGCCTCAGTATTCCAAATCTGATCAATGGCAAGAATTCcgccggagctgctgctgcctccactcTGCCCGCCTTCGAGTACATTGCTCCGCCGAACCACCCGCTGCACGCCCTGGAGTTTCCTCTGATGGAGCTGAATCATCGTGTGGGAGTTGTTGGCGGCATGTTTCCCGGTTTCTTGCACCGACGGTCTCGCGGCGAGAAGCGACCGATTCCGGATGCCCAGAAGGATGCCAAGTACTATGAGCGGCGCAAGCGGAACAACGAGGCGGCTAAGAAGTCTCGAGATGCTCGCAAAATCCGGGAGGATCGCATTGCGTTTCGGGCTGCTCTACTGGAGCAGGAAAACTCCATCCTACGAGCTCAAGTGCTTGCCCTTCGCGACGAATTGCAGACGGTGCGGCAGCTCCTgagtgccactgccgccggtGGCCTACTGTCGATGCCTCGCCAGATATGA